The proteins below come from a single Clupea harengus chromosome 21, Ch_v2.0.2, whole genome shotgun sequence genomic window:
- the LOC105894550 gene encoding poly(rC)-binding protein 3 isoform X4, with protein sequence MTSCADWLAVLPITDTLALSDPSALDHTQPFSTDPIMEPAKVQSEGGLNVTLTIRLLMHGKEVGSIIGKKGETVKKMREESGARINISEGNCPERIVTITGPTDAIFKAFAMIAYKFEEDIINSMSNSPATSKPPVTLRLVVPASQCGSLIGKGGSKIKEMRESTGAQVQVAGDMLPNSTERAVTISGTPEAIIQCVKQICVVMLESPPKGATIPYRPKPAAAPVIFTGGQMRAADPLGASSTANLSLLLQHQPLPAYTIQGQYAIPHPDLTKLHQLAMQQTPFTSLGQTTPAFPGVDASPQASTHELTIPNDLIGCIIGRQGTKINEIRQMSGAQIKIANAMEGSSERQITITGTPANISLAQYLINARFRDVAAMWTDPSSMTTS encoded by the exons ATGACGTCCTGTG CTGACTGGTTGGCTGTCCTTCCCATCACCGACACTCTGGCCCTATCGGATCCCTCTGCACTTGATCACACCCAGCCCTTCTCAACCGACCCCATAATGGAACCTGCCAAAGTCCAGTCCGAAGGCGGGCTGAATGTCACTCTGACTATCCGGCTTCTGATGCATGGCAAG GAGGTTGGTAGCATCATCGGAAAG AAAGGAGAAACTGTCAAAAAAATGCGTGAAGAG AGTGGTGCACGCATCAACATTTCGGAGGGGAACTGCCCTGAGAGGATAGTCACCATCACCGGCCCCACAGATGCCATTTTTAAGGCCTTTGCCATGATCGCCTACAAATTTGAAGAG GACATCATCAACTCCATGAGCAACAGCCCAGCCACCAGCAAACCACCAGTTACCCTACGCCTGGTGGTCCCGGCCAGCCAGTGTGGCTCCCTCATCGGGAAAGGGGGCTCCAAGAttaaggagatgagagag tccaCAGGTGCCCAGGTGCAGGTGGCAGGGGACATGCTGCCCAACTccacagagagagcagtcaccatCTCCGGCACGCCAGAAGCCATCATCCAGTGTGTGAAGCAGATCTGTGTGGTGATGCTGGAG TCCCCTCCCAAAGGTGCCACCATCCCCTACCGGCCCAAGCCCGCCGCCGCTCCCGTCATCTTCACCGGGGGGCAGATGAGGGCGGCCGACCCCCTGGGTGCTTCCTCCACGGCCAACCTCAGTCTGCTGCTCCAGCACCAGCCACTGCCT GCTTACACCATTCAGGGACAGTACGCCATCCCGCACCCTGAC TTGACCAAGCTTCACCAGTTGGCTATGCAGCAAACCCCCTTTACCTCCCTCGGACAGACCACCCCCGCTTTCCCTG GTGTGGATGCCAGTCCACAGGCCAGTACTCATGAGCTCACCATTCCCAATGAT CTAATAGGCTGCATAATCGGGCGCCAGGGCACCAAAATCAACGAGATCCGCCAGATGTCTGGGGCTCAGATCAAAATTGCTAACGCCATGGAAGGGTCATCCGAGCGCCAGATCACCATCACCGGAACCCCCGCCAACATCAGCCTTGCCCAGTATCTCATCAATGCTAG GTTCAGAGATGTGGCGGCTATGTGGACTGACCCCTCCTCCATGACGACTTCCTGA
- the LOC105894550 gene encoding poly(rC)-binding protein 3 isoform X3 gives MTSCADWLAVLPITDTLALSDPSALDHTQPFSTDPIMEPAKVQSEGGLNVTLTIRLLMHGKEVGSIIGKKGETVKKMREESGARINISEGNCPERIVTITGPTDAIFKAFAMIAYKFEEDIINSMSNSPATSKPPVTLRLVVPASQCGSLIGKGGSKIKEMRESTGAQVQVAGDMLPNSTERAVTISGTPEAIIQCVKQICVVMLESPPKGATIPYRPKPAAAPVIFTGGQMRAADPLGASSTANLSLLLQHQPLPQAYTIQGQYAIPHPDLTKLHQLAMQQTPFTSLGQTTPAFPGVDASPQASTHELTIPNDLIGCIIGRQGTKINEIRQMSGAQIKIANAMEGSSERQITITGTPANISLAQYLINARFRDVAAMWTDPSSMTTS, from the exons ATGACGTCCTGTG CTGACTGGTTGGCTGTCCTTCCCATCACCGACACTCTGGCCCTATCGGATCCCTCTGCACTTGATCACACCCAGCCCTTCTCAACCGACCCCATAATGGAACCTGCCAAAGTCCAGTCCGAAGGCGGGCTGAATGTCACTCTGACTATCCGGCTTCTGATGCATGGCAAG GAGGTTGGTAGCATCATCGGAAAG AAAGGAGAAACTGTCAAAAAAATGCGTGAAGAG AGTGGTGCACGCATCAACATTTCGGAGGGGAACTGCCCTGAGAGGATAGTCACCATCACCGGCCCCACAGATGCCATTTTTAAGGCCTTTGCCATGATCGCCTACAAATTTGAAGAG GACATCATCAACTCCATGAGCAACAGCCCAGCCACCAGCAAACCACCAGTTACCCTACGCCTGGTGGTCCCGGCCAGCCAGTGTGGCTCCCTCATCGGGAAAGGGGGCTCCAAGAttaaggagatgagagag tccaCAGGTGCCCAGGTGCAGGTGGCAGGGGACATGCTGCCCAACTccacagagagagcagtcaccatCTCCGGCACGCCAGAAGCCATCATCCAGTGTGTGAAGCAGATCTGTGTGGTGATGCTGGAG TCCCCTCCCAAAGGTGCCACCATCCCCTACCGGCCCAAGCCCGCCGCCGCTCCCGTCATCTTCACCGGGGGGCAGATGAGGGCGGCCGACCCCCTGGGTGCTTCCTCCACGGCCAACCTCAGTCTGCTGCTCCAGCACCAGCCACTGCCT CAGGCTTACACCATTCAGGGACAGTACGCCATCCCGCACCCTGAC TTGACCAAGCTTCACCAGTTGGCTATGCAGCAAACCCCCTTTACCTCCCTCGGACAGACCACCCCCGCTTTCCCTG GTGTGGATGCCAGTCCACAGGCCAGTACTCATGAGCTCACCATTCCCAATGAT CTAATAGGCTGCATAATCGGGCGCCAGGGCACCAAAATCAACGAGATCCGCCAGATGTCTGGGGCTCAGATCAAAATTGCTAACGCCATGGAAGGGTCATCCGAGCGCCAGATCACCATCACCGGAACCCCCGCCAACATCAGCCTTGCCCAGTATCTCATCAATGCTAG GTTCAGAGATGTGGCGGCTATGTGGACTGACCCCTCCTCCATGACGACTTCCTGA
- the LOC105894550 gene encoding poly(rC)-binding protein 3 isoform X2, producing the protein MTSCADWLAVLPITDTLALSDPSALDHTQPFSTDPIMEPAKVQSEGGLNVTLTIRLLMHGKEVGSIIGKKGETVKKMREESGARINISEGNCPERIVTITGPTDAIFKAFAMIAYKFEEDIINSMSNSPATSKPPVTLRLVVPASQCGSLIGKGGSKIKEMRESTGAQVQVAGDMLPNSTERAVTISGTPEAIIQCVKQICVVMLESPPKGATIPYRPKPAAAPVIFTGGQMRAADPLGASSTANLSLLLQHQPLPAYTIQGQYAIPHPDQLTKLHQLAMQQTPFTSLGQTTPAFPGVDASPQASTHELTIPNDLIGCIIGRQGTKINEIRQMSGAQIKIANAMEGSSERQITITGTPANISLAQYLINARFRDVAAMWTDPSSMTTS; encoded by the exons ATGACGTCCTGTG CTGACTGGTTGGCTGTCCTTCCCATCACCGACACTCTGGCCCTATCGGATCCCTCTGCACTTGATCACACCCAGCCCTTCTCAACCGACCCCATAATGGAACCTGCCAAAGTCCAGTCCGAAGGCGGGCTGAATGTCACTCTGACTATCCGGCTTCTGATGCATGGCAAG GAGGTTGGTAGCATCATCGGAAAG AAAGGAGAAACTGTCAAAAAAATGCGTGAAGAG AGTGGTGCACGCATCAACATTTCGGAGGGGAACTGCCCTGAGAGGATAGTCACCATCACCGGCCCCACAGATGCCATTTTTAAGGCCTTTGCCATGATCGCCTACAAATTTGAAGAG GACATCATCAACTCCATGAGCAACAGCCCAGCCACCAGCAAACCACCAGTTACCCTACGCCTGGTGGTCCCGGCCAGCCAGTGTGGCTCCCTCATCGGGAAAGGGGGCTCCAAGAttaaggagatgagagag tccaCAGGTGCCCAGGTGCAGGTGGCAGGGGACATGCTGCCCAACTccacagagagagcagtcaccatCTCCGGCACGCCAGAAGCCATCATCCAGTGTGTGAAGCAGATCTGTGTGGTGATGCTGGAG TCCCCTCCCAAAGGTGCCACCATCCCCTACCGGCCCAAGCCCGCCGCCGCTCCCGTCATCTTCACCGGGGGGCAGATGAGGGCGGCCGACCCCCTGGGTGCTTCCTCCACGGCCAACCTCAGTCTGCTGCTCCAGCACCAGCCACTGCCT GCTTACACCATTCAGGGACAGTACGCCATCCCGCACCCTGAC CAGTTGACCAAGCTTCACCAGTTGGCTATGCAGCAAACCCCCTTTACCTCCCTCGGACAGACCACCCCCGCTTTCCCTG GTGTGGATGCCAGTCCACAGGCCAGTACTCATGAGCTCACCATTCCCAATGAT CTAATAGGCTGCATAATCGGGCGCCAGGGCACCAAAATCAACGAGATCCGCCAGATGTCTGGGGCTCAGATCAAAATTGCTAACGCCATGGAAGGGTCATCCGAGCGCCAGATCACCATCACCGGAACCCCCGCCAACATCAGCCTTGCCCAGTATCTCATCAATGCTAG GTTCAGAGATGTGGCGGCTATGTGGACTGACCCCTCCTCCATGACGACTTCCTGA
- the LOC105894550 gene encoding poly(rC)-binding protein 3 isoform X6 — MTSCADWLAVLPITDTLALSDPSALDHTQPFSTDPIMEPAKVQSEGGLNVTLTIRLLMHGKEVGSIIGKKGETVKKMREESGARINISEGNCPERIVTITGPTDAIFKAFAMIAYKFEEDIINSMSNSPATSKPPVTLRLVVPASQCGSLIGKGGSKIKEMRESTGAQVQVAGDMLPNSTERAVTISGTPEAIIQCVKQICVVMLESPPKGATIPYRPKPAAAPVIFTGGQMRAADPLGASSTANLSLLLQHQPLPQAYTIQGQYAIPHPDQLTKLHQLAMQQTPFTSLGQTTPAFPGVDASPQASTHELTIPNDAA; from the exons ATGACGTCCTGTG CTGACTGGTTGGCTGTCCTTCCCATCACCGACACTCTGGCCCTATCGGATCCCTCTGCACTTGATCACACCCAGCCCTTCTCAACCGACCCCATAATGGAACCTGCCAAAGTCCAGTCCGAAGGCGGGCTGAATGTCACTCTGACTATCCGGCTTCTGATGCATGGCAAG GAGGTTGGTAGCATCATCGGAAAG AAAGGAGAAACTGTCAAAAAAATGCGTGAAGAG AGTGGTGCACGCATCAACATTTCGGAGGGGAACTGCCCTGAGAGGATAGTCACCATCACCGGCCCCACAGATGCCATTTTTAAGGCCTTTGCCATGATCGCCTACAAATTTGAAGAG GACATCATCAACTCCATGAGCAACAGCCCAGCCACCAGCAAACCACCAGTTACCCTACGCCTGGTGGTCCCGGCCAGCCAGTGTGGCTCCCTCATCGGGAAAGGGGGCTCCAAGAttaaggagatgagagag tccaCAGGTGCCCAGGTGCAGGTGGCAGGGGACATGCTGCCCAACTccacagagagagcagtcaccatCTCCGGCACGCCAGAAGCCATCATCCAGTGTGTGAAGCAGATCTGTGTGGTGATGCTGGAG TCCCCTCCCAAAGGTGCCACCATCCCCTACCGGCCCAAGCCCGCCGCCGCTCCCGTCATCTTCACCGGGGGGCAGATGAGGGCGGCCGACCCCCTGGGTGCTTCCTCCACGGCCAACCTCAGTCTGCTGCTCCAGCACCAGCCACTGCCT CAGGCTTACACCATTCAGGGACAGTACGCCATCCCGCACCCTGAC CAGTTGACCAAGCTTCACCAGTTGGCTATGCAGCAAACCCCCTTTACCTCCCTCGGACAGACCACCCCCGCTTTCCCTG GTGTGGATGCCAGTCCACAGGCCAGTACTCATGAGCTCACCATTCCCAATGAT GCTGCATAA
- the LOC105894550 gene encoding poly(rC)-binding protein 3 isoform X1: MTSCADWLAVLPITDTLALSDPSALDHTQPFSTDPIMEPAKVQSEGGLNVTLTIRLLMHGKEVGSIIGKKGETVKKMREESGARINISEGNCPERIVTITGPTDAIFKAFAMIAYKFEEDIINSMSNSPATSKPPVTLRLVVPASQCGSLIGKGGSKIKEMRESTGAQVQVAGDMLPNSTERAVTISGTPEAIIQCVKQICVVMLESPPKGATIPYRPKPAAAPVIFTGGQMRAADPLGASSTANLSLLLQHQPLPQAYTIQGQYAIPHPDQLTKLHQLAMQQTPFTSLGQTTPAFPGVDASPQASTHELTIPNDLIGCIIGRQGTKINEIRQMSGAQIKIANAMEGSSERQITITGTPANISLAQYLINARFRDVAAMWTDPSSMTTS; the protein is encoded by the exons ATGACGTCCTGTG CTGACTGGTTGGCTGTCCTTCCCATCACCGACACTCTGGCCCTATCGGATCCCTCTGCACTTGATCACACCCAGCCCTTCTCAACCGACCCCATAATGGAACCTGCCAAAGTCCAGTCCGAAGGCGGGCTGAATGTCACTCTGACTATCCGGCTTCTGATGCATGGCAAG GAGGTTGGTAGCATCATCGGAAAG AAAGGAGAAACTGTCAAAAAAATGCGTGAAGAG AGTGGTGCACGCATCAACATTTCGGAGGGGAACTGCCCTGAGAGGATAGTCACCATCACCGGCCCCACAGATGCCATTTTTAAGGCCTTTGCCATGATCGCCTACAAATTTGAAGAG GACATCATCAACTCCATGAGCAACAGCCCAGCCACCAGCAAACCACCAGTTACCCTACGCCTGGTGGTCCCGGCCAGCCAGTGTGGCTCCCTCATCGGGAAAGGGGGCTCCAAGAttaaggagatgagagag tccaCAGGTGCCCAGGTGCAGGTGGCAGGGGACATGCTGCCCAACTccacagagagagcagtcaccatCTCCGGCACGCCAGAAGCCATCATCCAGTGTGTGAAGCAGATCTGTGTGGTGATGCTGGAG TCCCCTCCCAAAGGTGCCACCATCCCCTACCGGCCCAAGCCCGCCGCCGCTCCCGTCATCTTCACCGGGGGGCAGATGAGGGCGGCCGACCCCCTGGGTGCTTCCTCCACGGCCAACCTCAGTCTGCTGCTCCAGCACCAGCCACTGCCT CAGGCTTACACCATTCAGGGACAGTACGCCATCCCGCACCCTGAC CAGTTGACCAAGCTTCACCAGTTGGCTATGCAGCAAACCCCCTTTACCTCCCTCGGACAGACCACCCCCGCTTTCCCTG GTGTGGATGCCAGTCCACAGGCCAGTACTCATGAGCTCACCATTCCCAATGAT CTAATAGGCTGCATAATCGGGCGCCAGGGCACCAAAATCAACGAGATCCGCCAGATGTCTGGGGCTCAGATCAAAATTGCTAACGCCATGGAAGGGTCATCCGAGCGCCAGATCACCATCACCGGAACCCCCGCCAACATCAGCCTTGCCCAGTATCTCATCAATGCTAG GTTCAGAGATGTGGCGGCTATGTGGACTGACCCCTCCTCCATGACGACTTCCTGA
- the LOC105894550 gene encoding poly(rC)-binding protein 3 isoform X5, giving the protein MEPAKVQSEGGLNVTLTIRLLMHGKEVGSIIGKKGETVKKMREESGARINISEGNCPERIVTITGPTDAIFKAFAMIAYKFEEDIINSMSNSPATSKPPVTLRLVVPASQCGSLIGKGGSKIKEMRESTGAQVQVAGDMLPNSTERAVTISGTPEAIIQCVKQICVVMLESPPKGATIPYRPKPAAAPVIFTGGQMRAADPLGASSTANLSLLLQHQPLPQAYTIQGQYAIPHPDQLTKLHQLAMQQTPFTSLGQTTPAFPGVDASPQASTHELTIPNDLIGCIIGRQGTKINEIRQMSGAQIKIANAMEGSSERQITITGTPANISLAQYLINARFRDVAAMWTDPSSMTTS; this is encoded by the exons ATGGAACCTGCCAAAGTCCAGTCCGAAGGCGGGCTGAATGTCACTCTGACTATCCGGCTTCTGATGCATGGCAAG GAGGTTGGTAGCATCATCGGAAAG AAAGGAGAAACTGTCAAAAAAATGCGTGAAGAG AGTGGTGCACGCATCAACATTTCGGAGGGGAACTGCCCTGAGAGGATAGTCACCATCACCGGCCCCACAGATGCCATTTTTAAGGCCTTTGCCATGATCGCCTACAAATTTGAAGAG GACATCATCAACTCCATGAGCAACAGCCCAGCCACCAGCAAACCACCAGTTACCCTACGCCTGGTGGTCCCGGCCAGCCAGTGTGGCTCCCTCATCGGGAAAGGGGGCTCCAAGAttaaggagatgagagag tccaCAGGTGCCCAGGTGCAGGTGGCAGGGGACATGCTGCCCAACTccacagagagagcagtcaccatCTCCGGCACGCCAGAAGCCATCATCCAGTGTGTGAAGCAGATCTGTGTGGTGATGCTGGAG TCCCCTCCCAAAGGTGCCACCATCCCCTACCGGCCCAAGCCCGCCGCCGCTCCCGTCATCTTCACCGGGGGGCAGATGAGGGCGGCCGACCCCCTGGGTGCTTCCTCCACGGCCAACCTCAGTCTGCTGCTCCAGCACCAGCCACTGCCT CAGGCTTACACCATTCAGGGACAGTACGCCATCCCGCACCCTGAC CAGTTGACCAAGCTTCACCAGTTGGCTATGCAGCAAACCCCCTTTACCTCCCTCGGACAGACCACCCCCGCTTTCCCTG GTGTGGATGCCAGTCCACAGGCCAGTACTCATGAGCTCACCATTCCCAATGAT CTAATAGGCTGCATAATCGGGCGCCAGGGCACCAAAATCAACGAGATCCGCCAGATGTCTGGGGCTCAGATCAAAATTGCTAACGCCATGGAAGGGTCATCCGAGCGCCAGATCACCATCACCGGAACCCCCGCCAACATCAGCCTTGCCCAGTATCTCATCAATGCTAG GTTCAGAGATGTGGCGGCTATGTGGACTGACCCCTCCTCCATGACGACTTCCTGA